Genomic DNA from Methylocystis sp. MJC1:
GCCTTCGCCATCCGCGCCGCGCTGCGCGGCGACGCCATGGTCGCAAGCGAGCCAGTCGCGAAATTTCTCACCGCCGACGCCGAGCGGCTGGAGGCTTATCTCGAAGCCGGCGGCCGCGTGCTCGACGATCTCTTCGCCGAGCGTCCCGGCCTGCGCGATCCTCGCATCGCAATTCGGGTCGCCAATGATTGCCTGCGCAAAGAGGCGGAGCGCATCGCGGCGGCCGAGGGCTGGGGCTTTGGCCTTGCGAAGGGCGATCGCGCCATCTTCGGCGGCATGGCCGATCCGCCGTTCACCGACGACGAGGACGAACGGCTGAACAAAATCGACGACGCGCTCGAAGAGGAGGGGGCGGACTACATCGCGCTCAATGAAGAGCGCGAAAACATCTTCGCGGCCGCGACGTTGCGCGCTTTCTCTCTCGACGAGCGCGCGCGCGCCGGCGTTGAGGCGTGGCTGAATAGCGAAGGACTGATCTGCTTTTCCCGCGGCGTCGCGCTCCCCGACGAAGCCGCGAGGGCGCCCGGCGGCGATGGGCCAGAATCGCCGCCGGGCGAGAGCGGGCACAAGCTTGCGCTCGCAGATGAACACGCTGAGGCCGAAGATGTTCCGAAGCCTCTCGGCGAGCTTGGCAAGCAGCTGCGCGCTGTCATCGACGTTGCCGCGACGGCGGCATTGCGCGACGCCACGCGCCAACGGCCCGATATCGCCATGATGCTCGCTGTTGCGGCGCTCGGCTGCCAATACGGCGTCTTCAGTATCGGCCTGCGCCCCGTGCAATCGCATGAGCCGGAAGACAATGAGCTGCTGAAGCGCATCCGGCCGCTCAATTTCCCCGATGCGCTCGCCGCATGCGCCGCGGCGTCGACTTGCGATCTCACTGTCGCCTTCGCGCGGATCGTGGCCGCGGGGATCGAAACGCAAGGCGTCGGCTTCGACGCGATCGGCGTTCTGTTCCGCAACGTGGCCGAGCGCGGCGGAGACGTGACAGGCGCGCTCTTCCGCGCCGTCGATCGCAAGGCCTTCTTCGAGGCCGCCGAAAAGGAGCGCACGCTGCGCGTCGTTGGCGCGCTGATCGGCCCGGCCGAGGCCGGCCGCGTGAAGGGCTGGAAGAAAGACAAGCTCGCCGAATATGCGGCAACGCTCTCGAAAGAGCAGGGCCATCTGCCGCCGCCCTTTTCAAATTGGATGGCCTTCCCCACGCGGCCAGGCGCGCTGGAAGAGGCGATCTATTCCGAGCGAGAGACGCCGCTCGCGGAGGCGATGCGCGATGCGATCGACGCCGACGAGGGCAAAGCGGCGCGGCCGGCGCGAAAGGCGAAGAAACAGCCCGCTCCATTCGACGCGAAGATCGCGGAAGCCTGTTCCGCCTATCCGGCCCTGGGCCGGTTCCTGCGCAGCCAGGTTCACTTCGGAAACGAGGCGCTCGACGCCGGTCGCCTGAAGGCCAGCGAACTTTACGAGGCTTATTCCGCTTTCGCCCAAGCGAACAAATCGAAACAGGCCGCCCTTCGCGAATTCGGCGAAGTCATCGCCGCGATCGGCGTTGAAAAGAAGCGGTTCAAGACGGGCGTTCATTACCTCAACATCGCGCTGCGTGATCCGCAGCCAGCAATGAAAGGGGCGCAATGATGGAACGGCTCGCTCTGCAGCATGCCGACGACTCATTCGGCGTCCTGTCCGAAGGAACGACGCTCGAACAGGCGCAAAGGGAGCGCCTCTTTGCCGATATCGACTCGCGTATCGTTCGCGTGTCTCTCACGATCTTGGAAACGGTCTTCGATCCGAAGCTCGAGCCCGCCGCCGACGCGCCCGAGCGCTGCCCGCAATGCGGCCGTAAGTTTGCGGAGTAGGCAATGGCTGGAAGCGTCAACAAAGTGATCCTCGTTGGCCGCCTGGGCCGCGATCCCGACGTGCGCACGACGCAAAGCGGCCAACTCGTCATCAGCTTCTCTCTCGCGACGGACGAGACATGGCGCGACAAGAATTCCGGCGAGCGCAAGCAGAGAACGGAATGGCACAACATCGTGATCTTCAACGAGGGCCTCGCGAAGATCGCCGAGAGCTACCTGCGGAAGGGCTCGCGGGTCTATGTCGAGGGCATGCAATGCACGCGCGACTATACCGATCGAGACGGGAACGCGCGCAAGGTCACCGAGGTCGTGTTGAAGCAATTCCACGGCGAGCTTTGCTTGCTCGACGGCGGCTCCCGCTCCGCGCCGGACGAGGGCAGCTACGGGACCGAGTCGACGCGCGGGGCGACGCAGCAGCCGAAGCGCTATGACGATCCGCGCATGGCGATGGGGGAGGAAGCGCCTCAGCGCTTGGCGGATCAGCTCGATGACGACATTCCGTTTTGAGGCGCCAGATGAGCGTTCGTGCCCCCATCCGTCAGCATGATTTGACGAGAGCCATCCGCGCCCTTGCCGCCGCCGGCATGCCTGTAGCGGCCGTTCGCCTCGACGCGAGCGGCGCGACGATCTTGACGAGCGTGACGCCGGGCGCTCTGCTATCGGCCGGAGATGGGCTGGGTGGCGCGATGGCCGAGACAACGGCCGACGCGGCGCTCGCACGGCTTGACGCGTTGGACGCGGCGGAAACCCATGGGAAGCATCAAGATACCCTATTACCGGGTTAAGCGCGGCAACGGCTTTTGGGAGCCGACGCGCGAGATGCGCGAGGCCGGGTTGGAGCCGCTCGCCTGCGGCCCCGACGGCCCGGATGCCTGGTCGAAGGCGCAAGCCCAAAACGCGCGATGGAAGGCGATCAAGAGCAAGGTCCGCGCGGCGACGCCGACGCAATTGGCTCCGCGAGGATCTCTCGACGAGGCGTTCCGCCGCTATCGCGCGACGCCGGAATGGTCCGCCAAGGCGGAGCGCACGCGAGAGGACTGGGATAGAGCCTGGAAGCATATCGGGCCGATATTCGGGCCCATAGCTCCCTCCGCGGTCACCCTGGAGCTCATCAGCCGTTTCCGCCTGCGCGTCGAGCGCGACGTCTCGATCCGCGAGGCGCATCGCTGCATCAAGATTTGGCGCGCTCTTTGGCGAGTTGCGGCCGCCATGGGCTATTGCCAGCGCGACGCCGATTCGTCGCTTGGCATTCGAAATCACGAACCAAAGCGCCGGCAGGAACTCTGGACGCACGCGGAGGCCCGTCGTCTTGCGAAAGCAGCATGGCGCAGCGGCTATCATGGCCTCGCCGCCATCATCGCGGTCGCATGGGATTCGAGCCTCTCGCCGGTCGACGTGCGCGCCCTTACGCCGGGGCAACGCACGGCGCCGGATGTCTTCTCCGTCTCGCGCGCAAAAACAGGCCGGGCCGCTGCCGCGACGCTCTCGCGGCCCGCGCGGCGTGTCTTAGACGCCTATCTCGCAAGGCTCGGAGCGGAGATCGCGCCGACCGCGCCGATTTTTCGGAACCGCTCCGGCGCACCCTACAGCAAGGACACGCTTGGCGACGATTTCCGCGACATCCGGGAGATGGCCTTTGGGGCAGGGGAGCGGCGCACGCTCGCTGACTTCCGCCGCAGCGGCGCCGTCGAGGCGCTACGGGGTGGGGCGGGGGCGGAGCAAATCGGCGCAAAGCTCGCGAACGATTTCGCGACCAGCACGAACCTGCAGAAGACCTACGCGCCAGTTGATTTGGAGACGGTGAGAAAGGTGGATGAGGCGCGGAAGCGGGCAAGGTTTAGAGGCGAATAAAATTACGGGCGCCAAAAATCTTCCGGAGTGCGTTTCATCCAAAGCGGTCATTTCGAGCGGGCATCTGATCGTGAAGCAAGGTTTAAATGTTGCATACAGTTCTTCCCGCGTAGTTCTCACCTGATCTTTGCGGCGGAGTAACAAGCGGGCTCACCGTAGCTAATTATCAGGGAGTAGCTGGAGTGGCAAAATTTCTTACTGGTTCAGACCTCAGCTCGAAAATTCTTGATCTGCTATCCTTCGAGCATGTTCAGTGCGCTGTTGCATTCTGGGGAGATGGAGCCGCTAAGATTCTAAAAGAGTCTTCACCAAAACATTGGAAAACCGCGAGGATAATATGTGACCTGTCGATGGGCGGGACATACCCACCGGAATTAGAGAAGCTAGGAGCACCTGGCAACGAGAAGCTCCG
This window encodes:
- a CDS encoding tyrosine-type recombinase/integrase, producing MGSIKIPYYRVKRGNGFWEPTREMREAGLEPLACGPDGPDAWSKAQAQNARWKAIKSKVRAATPTQLAPRGSLDEAFRRYRATPEWSAKAERTREDWDRAWKHIGPIFGPIAPSAVTLELISRFRLRVERDVSIREAHRCIKIWRALWRVAAAMGYCQRDADSSLGIRNHEPKRRQELWTHAEARRLAKAAWRSGYHGLAAIIAVAWDSSLSPVDVRALTPGQRTAPDVFSVSRAKTGRAAAATLSRPARRVLDAYLARLGAEIAPTAPIFRNRSGAPYSKDTLGDDFRDIREMAFGAGERRTLADFRRSGAVEALRGGAGAEQIGAKLANDFATSTNLQKTYAPVDLETVRKVDEARKRARFRGE
- the ssb gene encoding single-stranded DNA-binding protein; its protein translation is MAGSVNKVILVGRLGRDPDVRTTQSGQLVISFSLATDETWRDKNSGERKQRTEWHNIVIFNEGLAKIAESYLRKGSRVYVEGMQCTRDYTDRDGNARKVTEVVLKQFHGELCLLDGGSRSAPDEGSYGTESTRGATQQPKRYDDPRMAMGEEAPQRLADQLDDDIPF
- a CDS encoding ParB/RepB/Spo0J family partition protein; the encoded protein is MTTTLPLSSITRISPLNPRRGTDDVAQLAATFAAIGLKQDLIVWPTPGKPGEYEVLDGGRRWRALTQLAAEGGPAPRGLGDFDAIPVEIHEGDEASARLVALAVSTTSRSLHPVDEYEAFSELVYAGMRLADVAKVFHETEKHVRQRLALAALAPRVREMWRKGEMSREAAEAYTIAPLEAQEALLDDWAARAPHKLDDAFAIRAALRGDAMVASEPVAKFLTADAERLEAYLEAGGRVLDDLFAERPGLRDPRIAIRVANDCLRKEAERIAAAEGWGFGLAKGDRAIFGGMADPPFTDDEDERLNKIDDALEEEGADYIALNEERENIFAAATLRAFSLDERARAGVEAWLNSEGLICFSRGVALPDEAARAPGGDGPESPPGESGHKLALADEHAEAEDVPKPLGELGKQLRAVIDVAATAALRDATRQRPDIAMMLAVAALGCQYGVFSIGLRPVQSHEPEDNELLKRIRPLNFPDALAACAAASTCDLTVAFARIVAAGIETQGVGFDAIGVLFRNVAERGGDVTGALFRAVDRKAFFEAAEKERTLRVVGALIGPAEAGRVKGWKKDKLAEYAATLSKEQGHLPPPFSNWMAFPTRPGALEEAIYSERETPLAEAMRDAIDADEGKAARPARKAKKQPAPFDAKIAEACSAYPALGRFLRSQVHFGNEALDAGRLKASELYEAYSAFAQANKSKQAALREFGEVIAAIGVEKKRFKTGVHYLNIALRDPQPAMKGAQ